A segment of the Actinomycetota bacterium genome:
AATAATCTGCTTTTCTTTTTCCGAAGGTAACATATAGGCTGCAAGCATATCTGTTAATTTATCCAAATCACTAATAGTTATCATTCCAGGTATTGTTAGATGAGCAGGAAATGGTACTCCTAATCCAATTATCTGTTCTACTTGAGCCATTATTAAGGTTTTTAATTCATCGATTTCCTTATCTTCTATTGGGAATATTTTAGACTTAATTCTTTCTACTTTTGCTAAGATGAATGGTCTTTCCTGAATAAAGTCTATCATTTTTATTCTACAGATTGCATCTACATTGCATCTAATACTTCCATCTGGTTGTTTCTGTGTACTTCTGATTTCTGCAGCAGTTCCTATTGTGTATAAATCAGAGGAATTAACACTTCTTTTGTCCTTATCTTTTTGTGTAATGAGTGCAACAATTTTATCTTTTTTGAGTGCAAATTCTAATGCCTTAATTGACTTTTTTCTCCCTACTAATATAGGAATCGAAACATGAGGGAAAACAACGGATTGTATCATTGCAACTACCGGTAAATATTTTGGAATTTCAAAAAGTCTTGGGTTGTCAAAGGAATCTCTCATTATTTATATCCTTTCTTTATTATTTAGTCTTTTCACTATTATTTTAGCAAAAATTTGAAATAATTGTATATTTTTTTCAAATAATTAATAAAAAACAGTAAAAATCAATGAAAATTTAAAAATAATATAGGTAAAAAAGCAGAAAATCAATTAATACAAAATGAAATTGGTGGAGCATACGGGAATCGAACCCGTGTTTCAGGCGTGAGAGGCCTGTGTCCTTGGCCCCTAGACGAATGCTCCACACATAAGAATAAATTAAAATTTTAATATTTTATTTAAACAAAGAGTTTATCAGCTGCTCTTTCTAACATCCTTGTTCCTCTAATCTCAGTTTCAAAAAGAGGAACTATCCCTCTTACATCAGTGAAGCTATTCCAAATCTCATTCATATATCCATCTTGCATCTTTACCCTATTTTTTACAAAGTCAGGAGAATCTTCTTTCACAGTTTCTTTTTCAATTAACATATTTACTACAACACCACCTACTGGTATTCCAAAGTCTTTGAACCACTGTATAAACCTCTTTATTACTGCAATTGGAAGTGCTTCTGGTAGCGTTATAAAGAAGAAAGAAGTTTTTTTATCATCAGTAAGTAATTTTTTAGCATGTTTTATTCTATCCCGGAAATTGAGCAAGTAATCAAGAAGTGGATCTTTCTGCTTCTTCTTACTATAAGAGAGAAGTTCTTTTAAACTTTTAGCTTCCTCTCTACTCTTTAACATCTTATTTATCCATAATCCATAAACAGACGACATTCCTAAAAGCCTTCTTGCATTAGCTGTAGGTGCTGTATCAAAAACATAAACTTCATATTCATCTTTAAACATTATGTCTATCATATTTTCAAACATCGCCGATTCCTCAAATGCCGGATTCATAGTAGCAGATTCTACGAATTCATCTGCTTTAGTTTTTATATCTGCAAATTTTAAAAACCAGCTAATTTTCTGCTTAATTTCTTCTTTGGACTTTTCAATTGTATCTTTAGTATCTATTTCATATGCAAATAGATTATCTTCACCCTCTACTAATGTTGGTTTTCCAAACACATTCTGACCTAAAAGACTTGTAAGGCTATGAACTGGATTGGTTGAAGCCAGTAATGTCTTTTTTCCTTGACGTGCCAACCAGAGAGCCATA
Coding sequences within it:
- a CDS encoding ArsA family ATPase — its product is MEVNKLIEKSIKQFIQEHPDLKYNFFGGKGGVGKTVLAGTMALWLARQGKKTLLASTNPVHSLTSLLGQNVFGKPTLVEGEDNLFAYEIDTKDTIEKSKEEIKQKISWFLKFADIKTKADEFVESATMNPAFEESAMFENMIDIMFKDEYEVYVFDTAPTANARRLLGMSSVYGLWINKMLKSREEAKSLKELLSYSKKKQKDPLLDYLLNFRDRIKHAKKLLTDDKKTSFFFITLPEALPIAVIKRFIQWFKDFGIPVGGVVVNMLIEKETVKEDSPDFVKNRVKMQDGYMNEIWNSFTDVRGIVPLFETEIRGTRMLERAADKLFV